The Catenuloplanes niger genome includes a window with the following:
- a CDS encoding preprotein translocase subunit TatB, producing MFENLNWWEIVGLILVALLIFGDRLPQVIQDGLRMIRNLRNMARDATGDLSRELGTDIQLEDLHPKAFIRKHLLSEEDEAALRNPIQGLVESVKKDVTGINDELKDVAAAVDPRRPDPAPAVPAATPANKPAAFDFDAT from the coding sequence GTGTTCGAGAACCTCAACTGGTGGGAGATCGTCGGGCTGATCCTGGTCGCTCTGCTGATCTTCGGTGATCGTCTGCCGCAGGTGATCCAGGACGGCCTGCGCATGATCCGTAATCTGCGGAACATGGCGCGCGACGCCACCGGCGACCTCAGCCGCGAGCTGGGCACCGACATCCAGCTCGAGGACCTGCACCCCAAGGCCTTCATCCGCAAGCACCTCCTCAGCGAGGAGGACGAGGCGGCGCTGCGCAACCCGATCCAGGGCCTGGTCGAGTCGGTGAAGAAGGACGTCACCGGCATCAACGACGAGCTGAAGGACGTCGCGGCTGCCGTCGACCCGCGCCGCCCCGACCCGGCACCCGCGGTCCCGGCCGCCACCCCGGCCAACAAGCCGGCCGCGTTCGACTTCGACGCCACCTAG
- a CDS encoding HAD family hydrolase has product MPAYRAVLFDFFGTLTRAVRRGPAHAGIARLLGCDPATLVEVLDRTYHARARGLFGSAEDTLRRVAAEAGGHPGDSTLRVAVDARREAIHADTTLRPDAVSTLRALRGRGLRTAVVSDCTHELPDVLPRLPVYRLLDARVLSVEMGICKPDPGMFLSAAALVGARPEECLYVGDGGSRELSGAEAVGMTAVRLRAPDLAGHLTFNPDTTWSGSDIARLSDTIALVDRVLQPA; this is encoded by the coding sequence ATGCCCGCATACCGTGCGGTGCTGTTCGACTTCTTCGGAACCCTGACCAGGGCGGTCCGCCGCGGCCCGGCCCACGCGGGCATAGCGCGCCTGCTCGGCTGCGACCCGGCGACGCTGGTCGAGGTGCTCGACCGCACCTACCACGCGCGGGCCCGCGGCCTGTTCGGCAGCGCCGAGGACACGCTGCGCCGGGTCGCGGCCGAGGCCGGCGGGCACCCCGGCGACAGTACGCTGCGGGTCGCCGTCGACGCCCGCCGCGAGGCCATCCACGCGGACACCACGCTGCGCCCGGACGCGGTGTCCACGCTGCGGGCGCTGCGCGGCCGCGGCCTGCGCACGGCCGTGGTCAGCGACTGCACGCACGAACTGCCCGATGTGCTGCCCCGGCTACCGGTGTACCGGCTGCTGGACGCGCGGGTGCTCTCCGTCGAGATGGGCATCTGCAAGCCCGACCCGGGCATGTTCCTGTCCGCGGCCGCACTGGTCGGCGCGCGCCCGGAGGAGTGCCTCTACGTCGGTGACGGCGGCAGCCGCGAGCTGAGCGGCGCCGAGGCGGTCGGCATGACCGCGGTACGGCTGCGCGCGCCCGACCTGGCCGGCCACCTCACGTTCAACCCGGACACCACCTGGTCCGGATCGGACATCGCCCGGCTGTCCGACACGATCGCGCTGGTCGACCGGGTGCTGCAGCCCGCATAG
- a CDS encoding cellulase family glycosylhydrolase, whose product MRKRLSVVGATLFALVVSMVVFTLPAHAAAGFTVDGGRLLDANGNAFVMRGVNHAHTWYPTQTGSFADIKATGANTVRVVLASGQRWTKNEAADVANVIGLCKANKLICVLEVHDTTGYGEQAGAATLAQAVDYWISVQSALTGQERYVILNIGNEPYGNQNYQTWAADTSTAIQRLRTAGFDHTIMVDAPNWGQDWTFTMRDNAAAVFNADPDRNTVFSIHMYGVFDTAAEITDYLGRFVSAGLPIVVGEFGDMHSDGNPDEDAIMATAQAQRIGYLGWSWSGNGGGVEYLDIVRNFDPASLSPWGQRLINGANGIRATSVEASVYGGGTGSPTPTRTAGPTPTGSPTPSPTGGTGGCTATYAVSGQWSGGFQGDVKVTAGRAINGWTVTWTFGSGQTVSNAWNATVTSSGATVTAKNVSYNGKLAAGGSTSFGFLGSWTGGNPVPSVTCTAS is encoded by the coding sequence ATGAGGAAAAGACTGAGTGTGGTCGGTGCGACGCTGTTCGCCCTGGTCGTCTCAATGGTGGTCTTCACGCTGCCGGCGCACGCGGCCGCCGGTTTCACGGTCGACGGCGGCCGGCTGCTCGACGCCAACGGCAACGCGTTCGTGATGCGCGGCGTCAACCACGCGCACACCTGGTACCCGACGCAGACCGGTTCGTTCGCCGACATCAAGGCGACCGGCGCCAACACGGTACGGGTGGTGCTCGCCAGCGGTCAGCGCTGGACCAAGAACGAGGCGGCCGACGTCGCCAACGTGATCGGCCTGTGCAAGGCGAACAAGCTGATCTGCGTGCTGGAGGTGCACGACACCACCGGGTACGGCGAGCAGGCCGGCGCGGCCACGCTGGCCCAGGCGGTCGACTACTGGATCAGCGTGCAGAGCGCGCTGACCGGCCAGGAGCGCTACGTCATCCTGAACATCGGCAACGAGCCGTACGGCAACCAGAACTACCAGACCTGGGCCGCCGACACCTCCACCGCGATCCAGCGGCTGCGCACGGCCGGCTTCGACCACACGATCATGGTGGACGCGCCGAACTGGGGCCAGGACTGGACGTTCACCATGCGGGACAACGCGGCCGCGGTGTTCAACGCGGACCCGGACCGGAACACGGTCTTCTCCATCCACATGTACGGCGTCTTCGACACGGCCGCCGAGATCACCGACTACCTGGGCCGGTTCGTCAGCGCCGGGCTGCCGATCGTGGTCGGCGAGTTCGGTGACATGCACTCGGACGGCAACCCGGACGAGGACGCGATCATGGCCACCGCGCAGGCGCAGCGAATCGGCTACCTGGGCTGGTCGTGGAGCGGCAACGGCGGCGGCGTCGAATACCTGGACATCGTGCGGAACTTCGACCCGGCCAGCCTGAGCCCCTGGGGCCAGCGGCTGATCAACGGGGCGAACGGGATCCGGGCCACGTCCGTCGAGGCGTCCGTCTACGGCGGCGGCACGGGCAGCCCGACGCCCACCCGGACGGCCGGCCCCACGCCGACCGGCAGCCCGACGCCGTCGCCGACCGGCGGCACCGGGGGCTGCACCGCGACGTACGCGGTCAGCGGCCAGTGGAGCGGCGGCTTCCAGGGCGACGTCAAGGTCACCGCCGGGCGCGCGATCAACGGCTGGACCGTGACCTGGACGTTCGGCTCCGGCCAGACCGTGTCGAACGCCTGGAACGCCACGGTCACGTCCAGTGGCGCCACGGTCACGGCGAAGAACGTCTCGTACAACGGGAAGCTGGCCGCCGGCGGCAGCACGAGCTTCGGCTTCCTCGGCTCCTGGACCGGCGGCAACCCGGTGCCGTCGGTGACCTGCACCGCCTCATAA
- a CDS encoding DUF3117 domain-containing protein gives MAAMKPRTGDGPLEVTKEGRGIVMRVPLEGGGRLVVEMTPDEANALGDALKAAAG, from the coding sequence ATGGCGGCGATGAAGCCGCGGACGGGCGACGGTCCGCTGGAGGTCACCAAGGAAGGCCGGGGGATCGTCATGCGGGTTCCACTGGAGGGTGGTGGGCGGCTCGTCGTCGAGATGACTCCTGACGAGGCGAATGCGCTCGGCGACGCGCTGAAGGCCGCCGCCGGCTGA
- a CDS encoding DUF1003 domain-containing protein: MAERRRDRLDQPQEPGRIRLPKFDPESFGQWSESIARYMGTAKFLVYMTVVILIWIGWNVLAPASLRFDPYTFTFLTLILSLQASYAAPLILLAQNRQADRDRIAAEEDRRRAVMQKADTEYLARELASLRVALGDVSTRDFVRSELARLAEELDEQANRRQRRAEKAAEKATDKASDKAEKKAAKQRKPAKLDEPIDVGAYDPEHAEPL, from the coding sequence GTGGCCGAGAGACGGCGTGACCGGCTCGACCAGCCGCAGGAGCCAGGGCGGATCCGGCTGCCGAAGTTCGACCCGGAGTCGTTCGGGCAGTGGTCGGAAAGCATCGCCCGGTACATGGGGACCGCGAAGTTCCTGGTCTACATGACCGTGGTGATCCTCATCTGGATCGGGTGGAACGTGCTGGCACCGGCGTCGCTGCGCTTCGACCCGTACACGTTCACCTTCCTGACCTTGATCCTGTCCTTGCAGGCGTCGTACGCGGCGCCGCTGATCCTGCTGGCGCAGAACCGGCAGGCGGACCGGGACCGGATCGCGGCCGAGGAGGACCGGCGCCGGGCCGTGATGCAGAAGGCGGACACGGAGTATCTGGCGCGTGAGCTCGCCTCGCTGCGGGTGGCGCTGGGCGACGTGTCCACCCGCGACTTCGTCCGGTCCGAGCTGGCACGGCTGGCCGAGGAGCTGGACGAGCAGGCGAACCGGCGGCAGCGGCGGGCGGAGAAGGCCGCGGAGAAGGCGACCGACAAGGCCTCCGACAAGGCGGAGAAGAAGGCGGCGAAGCAGCGCAAGCCGGCCAAGCTCGACGAACCGATCGACGTCGGCGCATATGACCCGGAGCACGCGGAACCGCTCTGA
- a CDS encoding S1C family serine protease, with product MSDPWRNPYTQAAVVLPAEPAGDGDPEPVIDPDAPRARVWRPVVLLCLVSAVLAGTLGGAVGYALALRGGVAAGAFPAGAGALDPPAAAVRPPESLAGVAERVSPSVVTIRVSGPQGGVGSGFVVSQDGYVITNHHVVEGAARTSLAVVFSDGTATPATLVGQDPESDLAVLKVEKEGLIAVDLGDSDAVAVGDPLLAFGSPLALSNTVTQGIVSALDRTIQSDQSGQVRYYAAIQTDAAINQGNSGGPLVDAAGRVVGVNAVIKSVAGDQETAGNIGIAFAIPINQAKRVSQEIIATGKARRTVIGAEVGNAAAGLTGGVRLETVQSNGPASTAGLRAGDVVTRLDHHPLNDAIDLVALVRKYAPGSIVTVEYRRGSTTQTASVTLAADAQ from the coding sequence ATGTCCGATCCCTGGCGCAACCCGTACACGCAGGCGGCCGTCGTGCTCCCGGCGGAACCGGCCGGCGACGGCGACCCCGAGCCGGTCATCGACCCGGACGCCCCGCGCGCCCGGGTCTGGCGTCCCGTCGTCCTGCTCTGCCTGGTCAGCGCGGTGCTGGCGGGCACGCTCGGCGGCGCGGTCGGCTATGCGCTGGCGCTGCGCGGCGGTGTCGCGGCCGGTGCGTTCCCGGCCGGCGCGGGCGCGCTCGACCCGCCGGCCGCCGCGGTGCGCCCGCCGGAGTCGCTGGCCGGCGTGGCGGAGCGGGTCAGCCCGAGCGTGGTCACGATCCGGGTCAGCGGCCCGCAGGGCGGCGTCGGTTCCGGCTTCGTGGTCAGCCAGGACGGCTACGTGATCACCAACCACCACGTGGTCGAGGGTGCCGCGCGCACCTCGCTGGCCGTGGTCTTCTCGGACGGCACCGCGACGCCGGCCACGCTGGTCGGGCAGGACCCGGAGTCGGACCTCGCGGTGCTCAAGGTGGAGAAGGAGGGCCTGATCGCGGTCGACCTCGGCGACTCCGACGCGGTGGCGGTCGGCGACCCGCTGCTGGCGTTCGGCTCGCCGCTGGCGCTGTCGAACACGGTCACCCAGGGCATCGTCAGCGCGCTCGACCGGACCATCCAGTCCGACCAGAGCGGGCAGGTGCGCTACTACGCGGCGATCCAGACCGACGCCGCCATCAACCAGGGCAACTCCGGTGGCCCGCTGGTCGACGCGGCCGGCCGGGTGGTCGGCGTCAACGCGGTGATCAAGTCGGTGGCCGGCGACCAGGAGACGGCCGGGAACATCGGCATCGCCTTCGCCATCCCGATCAACCAGGCGAAACGGGTCAGCCAGGAGATCATCGCGACCGGCAAGGCGCGGCGCACCGTGATCGGCGCCGAGGTCGGCAACGCGGCCGCCGGGCTGACCGGCGGCGTGCGGCTGGAGACCGTCCAGTCGAACGGGCCGGCCTCCACCGCCGGGCTGCGCGCCGGTGACGTGGTCACCCGCCTGGACCACCACCCGCTCAACGACGCCATCGACCTGGTCGCGCTGGTCCGCAAGTACGCGCCCGGCTCCATCGTCACGGTGGAGTACCGGCGCGGCTCGACCACGCAGACCGCCTCGGTGACCTTGGCCGCGGACGCCCAATGA
- a CDS encoding Mrp/NBP35 family ATP-binding protein: MSAVITVEDAVRAALATVDDPEIRRPITDLGMVGALEIDGSGRVRVGILLTVSGCPLRDKLTSDITTAVGAVPGVTSVSIDFGVMSTEQRQELQQKLRGAGGQQQQAVIPFAQPGSRTRVYAVASGKGGVGKSSVTVNLAAALAAKGLSVGVIDADIYGHSVPRMLGADGKPTRVEDMIMPPQAHGVKVISIGMFTAGNAAVVWRGPMLHRALEQFLADVYWGDLDVLLLDLPPGTGDVAISLAQLLPNAEILVVTTPQTAAAEVAERAGAIALQTHQRLVGVVENMSWLELPTGERMEIFGSGGGAAVAESLTRTVGAQVPLLGQIPLDTRVREAGDNGSPIVISAPDAPAATALRAVAEKLAVRRESLLGKPLGLTPSSR, encoded by the coding sequence ATGTCTGCAGTCATCACCGTCGAAGACGCCGTCCGGGCAGCGCTGGCCACGGTCGACGACCCGGAGATCCGCCGTCCGATCACCGACCTCGGCATGGTCGGCGCGCTGGAGATCGACGGCTCCGGCCGGGTCCGGGTGGGCATCCTGCTCACCGTGTCCGGCTGTCCGCTGCGGGACAAGCTGACCAGCGACATCACCACCGCGGTCGGTGCGGTGCCGGGCGTGACGTCCGTCTCGATCGACTTCGGTGTGATGAGCACCGAGCAGCGCCAGGAGCTGCAGCAGAAGCTGCGCGGCGCCGGCGGTCAGCAGCAGCAGGCGGTCATCCCGTTCGCGCAGCCCGGCTCGCGCACCCGCGTCTACGCGGTGGCCAGCGGCAAGGGCGGCGTCGGCAAGTCCAGCGTCACGGTCAACCTGGCCGCCGCGCTCGCCGCCAAGGGCCTGAGCGTCGGCGTGATCGACGCGGACATCTACGGCCACTCGGTCCCGCGCATGCTCGGCGCGGACGGCAAGCCGACCCGGGTCGAAGACATGATCATGCCGCCGCAGGCGCACGGCGTGAAGGTCATCTCGATCGGCATGTTCACCGCCGGGAACGCGGCCGTGGTCTGGCGCGGGCCGATGCTGCACCGCGCGCTGGAGCAGTTCCTCGCCGACGTCTACTGGGGCGACCTGGACGTGCTGCTGCTCGACCTGCCGCCGGGCACCGGCGACGTGGCGATCTCGCTCGCCCAGCTGCTGCCGAACGCGGAGATCCTGGTCGTCACCACGCCGCAGACCGCGGCCGCGGAGGTGGCCGAGCGGGCCGGCGCGATCGCGCTGCAGACCCACCAGCGGCTGGTCGGCGTGGTGGAGAACATGTCCTGGCTGGAGCTGCCGACCGGCGAGCGGATGGAGATCTTCGGCTCCGGCGGCGGCGCGGCCGTGGCCGAGTCGCTGACCAGGACGGTCGGCGCGCAGGTGCCGCTGCTCGGCCAGATCCCGCTGGACACCCGCGTCCGCGAGGCCGGGGACAACGGCTCCCCGATCGTGATCTCCGCGCCGGACGCACCGGCGGCGACCGCGCTGCGGGCGGTCGCGGAGAAGCTCGCGGTGCGCCGGGAGTCGCTGCTCGGCAAGCCGCTGGGGCTCACGCCGAGCAGCCGCTGA
- a CDS encoding O-methyltransferase, whose translation MQFSEGYVAEDLILQTARSLAHEVGLGTVTPGAGAALRLLAAAGNAKAVVEIGTGIGVSGLWLLRGMRRDGVLTTIDVESEYQRIARRIFVESGFPSGRTRIITGRALDVLPRLADGVYDMVFVDADVAEYAACTQAAQRLLRPGGVLAINNALAGGRIGDPAARDLATITIRELVKAIREADEWVPALLPVGAGLLSAVKRAS comes from the coding sequence ATGCAGTTCAGCGAGGGGTACGTCGCGGAGGACCTGATCCTGCAGACCGCGCGCAGCCTGGCGCACGAGGTCGGGCTCGGCACGGTCACGCCCGGCGCGGGGGCCGCGCTGCGCCTGCTCGCGGCCGCCGGCAACGCCAAGGCGGTGGTGGAGATCGGCACCGGGATCGGCGTGAGCGGGCTGTGGCTGCTGCGCGGCATGCGGCGCGACGGCGTGCTGACCACGATCGACGTGGAGAGCGAGTACCAGCGGATCGCCCGGCGGATCTTCGTGGAGAGCGGCTTCCCGTCCGGCCGCACCCGGATCATCACCGGCCGGGCGCTGGACGTGCTGCCCCGGCTCGCGGACGGCGTCTACGACATGGTCTTCGTGGACGCGGACGTGGCGGAGTACGCGGCGTGCACGCAGGCGGCGCAGCGGCTGCTCCGGCCCGGCGGCGTGCTGGCGATCAACAACGCGCTGGCCGGCGGGCGGATCGGCGACCCGGCCGCGCGCGACCTGGCCACCATCACGATCCGCGAGCTGGTCAAGGCGATCCGGGAGGCGGACGAGTGGGTGCCCGCGCTCCTGCCGGTCGGCGCGGGCCTCCTCTCCGCGGTCAAGCGAGCGTCGTGA
- a CDS encoding PhzF family phenazine biosynthesis protein, with amino-acid sequence MTTVPYEIVDVFTDRPFAGNPLAVVFGADLLGTAQMAALAREFNLSETVFVLPPSAAAPDATYRARIFTPASELPFAGHPSVGAAVTVTRRGLAAPGTLRQECGAGVLEIEVSAHGEARLTGGTPTLGPERDPAPLLEIAGLTAADLAGHPPRTAGCGLEHLFLAVRPDAVARARLDASAAARHGVPKLTVLAWDATTNTAHLRMFGPGVAVAEDPATGSAALGLGVWLTGAGLLPADGTTRYTVHQGAEIHRPSTLECTVTAAGGSAVSATVAGHVVEIAKGEIAVPPFLG; translated from the coding sequence ATGACGACAGTGCCGTACGAGATCGTGGACGTCTTCACCGACCGCCCGTTTGCCGGCAACCCGCTCGCCGTGGTGTTCGGCGCCGACCTGCTCGGCACCGCGCAGATGGCGGCGCTGGCCCGCGAGTTCAACCTGTCCGAGACGGTCTTCGTGCTCCCGCCGTCCGCCGCGGCCCCGGACGCGACCTACCGTGCCCGGATCTTCACCCCCGCGTCCGAGCTGCCGTTCGCCGGTCACCCGAGCGTGGGCGCCGCGGTCACCGTGACCCGCCGGGGCCTCGCCGCGCCGGGCACGCTGCGCCAGGAGTGCGGCGCCGGCGTGCTGGAGATCGAGGTGTCCGCGCACGGCGAGGCCCGGCTGACCGGCGGCACCCCGACGCTCGGCCCCGAGCGCGACCCGGCCCCGCTGCTGGAGATCGCCGGGCTGACCGCGGCCGACCTGGCCGGCCACCCACCGCGGACCGCCGGCTGCGGACTGGAGCACCTCTTCCTCGCCGTCCGCCCGGACGCGGTGGCCCGGGCCCGGCTGGACGCCTCCGCCGCCGCCCGGCACGGCGTACCCAAGCTGACCGTGCTGGCCTGGGACGCCACCACGAACACCGCGCACCTGCGGATGTTCGGCCCGGGCGTCGCCGTGGCCGAGGACCCGGCCACCGGCTCGGCCGCGCTGGGCCTCGGCGTCTGGCTGACCGGCGCCGGCCTGCTCCCGGCGGACGGCACCACGCGCTACACCGTCCACCAGGGTGCCGAGATCCACCGGCCGTCCACGCTGGAGTGCACGGTCACCGCCGCCGGCGGCAGCGCCGTCTCCGCCACCGTCGCCGGCCACGTCGTCGAGATCGCCAAGGGCGAGATCGCCGTCCCGCCCTTCCTCGGCTGA
- a CDS encoding leucyl aminopeptidase family protein, with protein MPNVRLVAEPDLTSVVVLPVRPVAEPAEDGPEAELVEAGGALPADVLAEATAFLAESKGAGRAGGTATLPRPTRTPGKLIFVGVGDADEAGWRAAGAAVSRAVDAAATVLLPSGVSGAAVRGLAEGLHLGAYRFTVPAGFDEAGPEPADIALATTGDFTAELATASVVAAATSLARDWTNTPSSIKSPAWLAGEMASAGGRPGLDGVGGRAEVVVRDAAWLREQGFGGVLAVGGGSVNEPRLVEVSWTPENADARHVVLVGKGITFDTGGISIKPVAAMKLMRKDMGGAAAVVAAVHAAAALRLPVRVTALAPLAENMVSGSAFRPGDVIRHYGGLTSETTNSDAEGRLVLADAMAYAVERHAPDLLIDLATLTGANAVALGKTMAALYSPDDALATALADAAEDAGERAWRMPLADEYADALHSDIADLYSAPTQVSTISAALFLREFTGDLRDRWAHFDMSAPSWSESADGVLAKGATGWGVRTLIRYLTTLA; from the coding sequence ATGCCGAACGTCCGCCTGGTCGCCGAGCCGGATCTGACGTCAGTGGTGGTCCTGCCGGTGCGGCCGGTGGCCGAACCGGCCGAGGACGGTCCGGAGGCCGAGCTGGTCGAGGCCGGCGGCGCGCTCCCGGCCGACGTGCTCGCGGAGGCGACCGCGTTCCTGGCCGAGTCGAAGGGGGCCGGCCGGGCGGGTGGCACGGCCACGTTGCCGCGCCCCACCCGTACCCCCGGGAAACTGATCTTCGTGGGGGTCGGCGACGCGGACGAGGCGGGCTGGCGTGCGGCGGGTGCGGCCGTGTCCCGCGCGGTGGACGCGGCGGCGACCGTGCTGCTGCCGTCCGGCGTGTCCGGTGCCGCGGTGCGTGGCCTGGCGGAAGGCCTGCACCTGGGCGCCTACCGGTTCACGGTCCCGGCCGGGTTCGACGAGGCGGGCCCGGAGCCGGCCGACATCGCGCTGGCGACCACGGGGGACTTCACGGCGGAGCTGGCCACCGCGTCCGTGGTGGCGGCCGCGACGAGCCTGGCCCGCGACTGGACCAACACGCCGTCGTCGATCAAGAGCCCGGCCTGGCTGGCCGGCGAGATGGCGTCCGCGGGCGGCCGGCCCGGTCTGGACGGTGTCGGCGGCCGCGCGGAGGTCGTGGTCCGGGACGCGGCCTGGCTGCGGGAACAGGGCTTCGGCGGCGTGCTCGCGGTCGGCGGCGGTTCCGTCAACGAGCCGCGCCTGGTCGAGGTGTCCTGGACGCCGGAGAACGCGGACGCGCGGCACGTGGTGCTGGTCGGCAAGGGCATCACGTTCGACACCGGCGGCATCTCGATCAAGCCGGTCGCCGCGATGAAGCTGATGCGCAAGGACATGGGCGGCGCCGCGGCCGTGGTCGCGGCCGTGCACGCGGCGGCGGCGTTGCGCCTGCCGGTGCGGGTGACCGCGCTCGCGCCGCTCGCGGAGAACATGGTCAGCGGCTCCGCGTTCCGGCCCGGCGACGTGATCCGGCACTACGGCGGTCTGACCAGCGAGACCACGAACAGCGACGCGGAGGGCCGGCTGGTGCTCGCGGACGCGATGGCGTACGCGGTGGAGCGGCACGCGCCCGACCTGCTGATCGACCTGGCCACGCTGACCGGTGCGAACGCGGTGGCGCTCGGCAAGACCATGGCCGCGCTGTACAGCCCGGACGACGCGCTCGCCACGGCGCTGGCGGACGCGGCCGAGGACGCCGGTGAGCGCGCCTGGCGGATGCCGCTGGCCGACGAGTACGCGGACGCGCTGCACAGCGACATCGCGGACCTCTACAGCGCGCCGACCCAGGTCAGCACGATCTCGGCCGCGCTGTTCCTGCGCGAGTTCACCGGCGACCTGCGGGACCGCTGGGCGCACTTCGACATGTCCGCACCGTCCTGGTCGGAGAGCGCGGACGGCGTGCTCGCCAAGGGCGCGACCGGCTGGGGCGTACGCACGCTGATCAGGTATCTCACGACGCTCGCTTGA
- a CDS encoding magnesium transporter MgtE N-terminal domain-containing protein produces MTTATRVYLGRLGGLPVFDPNGDTVGRVRDVVARLRTSIRPPQVVGLVAEVPVRRRIFLPISRITGIDPDSVLLGTGTLNLRRFEKRASELLVLRELLGRPVTIAPEGRHAVVVDVAMDANRLGEWTLSRVAVRDQTIRLARRIHLEQLDWDDVRGLIPQSGAHATATMLAMLEKMRPADLANALQDLPDTRRNEVAAALDDERLADVLGELPEHDQVEIVSALDRERAAHILEEMDPDDAADLLAELPPPEQEELLDLMEPGEADPVRQLMAYGEGTAGAVMTSEPVIMPPDATVAEALARIREPELSPAVAAQVFVTRGPMATPTGKYLGVAYFQRLLREPPSRILGGVVDNDIAPLSPESALSEVTRRMATYDLVAMPVVDEQQRLVGAVTVDDVLDHSLPRDWREREAGPARGMTGGDGGRETA; encoded by the coding sequence GTGACGACGGCGACGCGGGTGTATCTGGGCCGGCTCGGCGGCCTTCCCGTCTTCGATCCGAACGGTGACACGGTCGGCCGGGTCCGGGACGTGGTCGCGCGGCTGCGCACCTCGATCCGGCCTCCACAGGTGGTCGGCCTGGTCGCCGAGGTGCCGGTGCGCCGCCGGATCTTCCTGCCGATCAGCCGGATCACCGGCATCGACCCCGACAGCGTGCTGCTCGGCACCGGCACGCTGAACCTGCGCCGGTTCGAGAAGCGGGCCAGCGAGCTGCTGGTGCTGCGTGAGCTGCTGGGCCGCCCGGTGACGATCGCGCCGGAGGGACGGCACGCGGTCGTGGTGGACGTGGCGATGGACGCGAACCGGCTGGGCGAGTGGACGCTGAGCCGGGTGGCGGTGCGCGACCAGACGATCCGGCTGGCCCGCCGCATCCACCTGGAGCAGCTCGACTGGGACGATGTGCGCGGCCTGATCCCGCAGAGCGGCGCGCACGCCACCGCGACCATGCTGGCGATGCTGGAGAAGATGCGCCCGGCCGACCTGGCGAACGCGTTGCAGGACCTGCCGGACACCCGGCGCAACGAGGTCGCGGCCGCGCTGGACGACGAGCGGCTGGCGGACGTGCTGGGTGAGCTGCCCGAGCACGACCAGGTGGAGATCGTCTCCGCGCTGGACCGGGAGCGGGCCGCGCACATCCTGGAGGAGATGGATCCGGATGACGCGGCCGACCTGCTGGCCGAGCTGCCGCCGCCGGAGCAGGAGGAACTGCTCGACCTGATGGAGCCGGGCGAGGCCGACCCGGTCCGGCAGCTGATGGCGTACGGCGAGGGCACGGCCGGTGCGGTGATGACGTCCGAGCCGGTGATCATGCCGCCGGACGCCACGGTCGCGGAGGCGCTGGCCCGGATCCGGGAGCCGGAGCTGTCGCCCGCGGTCGCCGCGCAGGTGTTCGTCACGCGCGGCCCGATGGCCACCCCGACCGGGAAGTACCTCGGCGTGGCGTACTTCCAGCGGCTGTTGCGCGAGCCGCCGTCGCGGATCCTCGGCGGGGTGGTGGACAACGACATCGCGCCGCTGAGCCCGGAGAGCGCGCTGTCCGAGGTGACCCGGCGGATGGCGACGTACGACCTGGTCGCGATGCCGGTGGTGGACGAGCAGCAGCGACTGGTCGGCGCGGTCACGGTCGACGACGTGCTGGACCACTCGCTGCCGCGGGACTGGCGTGAGCGGGAGGCCGGGCCGGCCCGGGGCATGACGGGAGGCGACGGTGGCCGAGAGACGGCGTGA